A single region of the Chryseobacterium sp. 6424 genome encodes:
- a CDS encoding Fur family transcriptional regulator, whose protein sequence is MEATQKDLNLITIKEVLRQYLLQKGFRNTPERYTILEEIYMMDHHFNVDDLYLLMMQKKYHVSKATIYNTIEIFLDAGLIRKHQFGEKTLSTSSYEKSYFDKQHDHLVIYKTGSDKEIEEIIEFCDPRIQGIKESIETAFGVNISSHSLYFYGTKKE, encoded by the coding sequence ATGGAAGCGACACAGAAAGACCTTAACCTAATTACCATAAAAGAAGTCCTGAGACAGTATCTATTACAGAAAGGATTTCGCAACACACCCGAACGTTACACCATCCTGGAGGAGATCTATATGATGGATCATCACTTTAATGTAGATGATCTTTATCTGCTGATGATGCAGAAGAAATACCACGTATCAAAGGCCACTATCTACAACACCATCGAAATTTTTCTTGATGCAGGCCTTATCCGTAAACATCAGTTCGGGGAAAAAACACTCTCAACCTCCTCTTACGAGAAGTCGTACTTCGATAAGCAGCACGATCATTTAGTCATCTACAAAACCGGGTCTGATAAAGAAATCGAGGAAATCATCGAGTTCTGCGACCCGCGTATTCAGGGGATTAAAGAGTCTATTGAGACTGCCTTTGGTGTTAATATCAGCTCACATTCCTTATATTTCTACGGCACCAAAAAAGAGTGA
- a CDS encoding DUF2147 domain-containing protein, producing MKKIIFAFVAMLFATLSYAQIEGKWKTIDDETGKPKSIVEIFKKNDGKYYGKITQLLIKPENANCVKCKDDRKNKPLIGLEIIRGLSKDGKEFVNGTITNPKDGKSYKTEVVREGNELKVKAIVMGIAVKTQTWHKVN from the coding sequence ATGAAAAAAATAATCTTCGCTTTTGTTGCCATGTTATTTGCAACATTGTCTTATGCCCAAATTGAAGGTAAATGGAAAACCATCGATGATGAAACCGGTAAACCCAAATCTATCGTCGAAATCTTTAAGAAAAATGATGGTAAATATTACGGCAAGATCACCCAACTGCTGATTAAGCCAGAAAATGCCAACTGTGTGAAATGTAAGGATGACCGTAAAAACAAACCATTGATCGGTCTGGAAATTATCCGCGGACTTTCTAAAGACGGAAAAGAATTCGTCAACGGTACCATCACCAACCCAAAAGACGGTAAATCCTATAAAACCGAAGTAGTGCGCGAAGGAAATGAATTGAAAGTGAAAGCCATCGTAATGGGAATCGCTGTGAAAACGCAAACTTGGCATAAAGTGAACTAA
- a CDS encoding aminotransferase class IV: MLKDFTFYSGDFLPENRAFLYGDAVRVSFFIHNSKLIMGEECYFFLMASMRKMRMHIPMSYTLEFFQQLIAEKVLHQGIDAAVIDFLVYRGTSTTALHKAEVSFFARIKPGIDVLQIGDALQLDLLKDLSVNTHLLSNIRVHSPENTYAEIYAKENDLDEVILLNPQKRIARSISGNLLFLDHDTIKIPKQSEGAYISPLMENFVTFVHKNRLAEIQEAEMIAFESQKAEEILLISDEKGVFSVSKIRNKTFSATRFTEMVAQWRTQFV, translated from the coding sequence ATTTTGAAAGATTTTACTTTTTATTCGGGTGATTTTCTGCCGGAAAACCGCGCTTTTCTATACGGTGACGCTGTACGTGTATCGTTCTTTATTCATAACTCGAAACTTATCATGGGCGAGGAGTGTTATTTCTTCTTGATGGCCAGCATGCGCAAAATGCGTATGCATATCCCCATGAGTTATACGTTGGAGTTTTTTCAGCAGCTTATCGCCGAAAAAGTGCTTCATCAGGGGATTGATGCAGCGGTGATTGACTTCCTGGTTTACCGCGGTACCAGCACAACGGCGCTGCATAAAGCGGAAGTTTCTTTCTTCGCGAGGATAAAACCTGGTATTGATGTGCTGCAGATTGGTGACGCACTGCAGCTTGACCTGCTGAAAGACCTTAGTGTGAACACGCACTTGTTAAGCAATATACGGGTGCACAGTCCTGAAAATACCTACGCTGAAATCTATGCGAAAGAAAATGACCTTGATGAGGTGATTCTGCTTAACCCGCAGAAAAGGATCGCACGCAGCATTTCAGGGAATCTGCTTTTCCTGGATCATGACACGATTAAAATCCCCAAGCAGTCGGAAGGTGCCTATATTTCGCCACTGATGGAAAACTTTGTGACCTTTGTCCATAAAAACAGGCTGGCGGAGATTCAGGAAGCGGAGATGATCGCATTTGAGTCTCAGAAAGCAGAGGAAATACTGCTGATCTCTGATGAGAAAGGCGTTTTCAGTGTATCGAAAATCCGAAACAAAACATTTTCAGCCACACGTTTTACAGAAATGGTGGCGCAATGGCGTACACAGTTTGTGTAA
- a CDS encoding START-like domain-containing protein: protein MAKTKVQYEFPMHCQSEILYEYMASAEGLSEWFADEVVEKGDDFYFSWNGGPAEKATLIRYKPESFVRFRWEEDEGTKNFFEMTIMIDDITEDLSLNITDFCDPGDENENQLYWENLIENLKIKLGAS from the coding sequence ATGGCGAAAACGAAGGTGCAATACGAATTTCCAATGCACTGTCAGTCGGAGATTTTGTATGAATATATGGCAAGTGCAGAGGGACTTTCTGAGTGGTTTGCCGATGAGGTGGTAGAGAAAGGCGACGACTTCTACTTCAGCTGGAACGGTGGGCCGGCTGAAAAGGCAACGCTGATCCGTTATAAACCTGAGAGTTTTGTACGCTTTCGCTGGGAAGAGGATGAGGGTACGAAGAATTTCTTTGAGATGACGATTATGATTGATGATATTACGGAAGACTTGTCTTTGAATATAACCGACTTCTGCGATCCTGGTGATGAGAATGAGAACCAGCTGTACTGGGAGAATCTTATTGAAAACCTGAAGATAAAACTCGGGGCCTCTTAG
- a CDS encoding HU family DNA-binding protein, protein MNKSELIDAMANDAGITKVAAKAALESFISNVTATLSKKDGKVSLVGFGTFSVAERAARQGINPATKKPIKIAAKTVAKFKAGAELADSVMGGKKK, encoded by the coding sequence ATGAACAAGTCTGAATTAATCGACGCTATGGCAAATGATGCCGGCATTACTAAAGTAGCTGCAAAGGCAGCTCTGGAATCTTTCATCTCCAATGTTACTGCAACTTTATCTAAAAAAGATGGCAAAGTTTCTTTGGTTGGCTTCGGTACTTTCTCTGTAGCAGAGAGAGCGGCAAGACAAGGCATCAACCCTGCTACTAAAAAACCAATTAAAATTGCTGCTAAGACTGTTGCAAAGTTCAAGGCTGGTGCAGAGTTAGCGGATTCAGTAATGGGTGGTAAAAAGAAATAA
- a CDS encoding OstA-like protein — protein sequence MKRFFLLFLLVGTFLSAQISTQPGTPLVKDPYFNQAKGAKQGEKVRLVHADFFQKTPDKYNGNPFFRGNVQFEQQGSVLFADEVIFYEKENFVKAIGNVRLQNADGSVITAGEMEYDGNTQKGIAKKNVVLTDPRQTIKTETLYYDRIANVAYFNTGGTISDANNVMYTRSATYDLTTRMIDFTGNVKINNPDYIVEGSNIKQNQITNTADFFGPTTITNKQNPSNLIYTERGSYNMNSKEVYLKKNSRIHYNGKTLTGDDMYFNQISGFGTAKGNVTLRDPAENRYLKGGYGEIYEKKDSAVMTEKPYAVKILEKDSMYFSAQKLLAYQKVDDNDPLKKKSFLRAFRKARMYKSNIQVRADSLSFNETDGIMHLFGAPIAWSGEKQVTGDKIEAYFDTEKEYIDSLKVIGNAFAISKADSLNLKDEFNQVKGKLMTVYYKENQISLAKVIGNAQAITYADDQNESTKQVERIGVALSTCGTIEAEFDENKVQIIACNVGANSDVYPMSLIARERRFFPDFNWNTKDRLRRWEDIFLDTPGYEEIQYEPADTLYNQAQKAIDEAKAKEEAKRPKRVRK from the coding sequence ATGAAGCGTTTTTTTCTTTTATTCCTGCTGGTTGGCACCTTCTTATCCGCACAAATCAGCACACAACCCGGCACGCCACTCGTGAAAGATCCGTACTTCAATCAGGCAAAAGGCGCCAAGCAGGGCGAGAAAGTACGCCTCGTACATGCGGATTTCTTTCAGAAAACCCCCGATAAATACAACGGGAACCCATTCTTTCGTGGCAATGTACAGTTCGAGCAGCAGGGCTCTGTCCTCTTTGCCGATGAGGTGATCTTCTACGAGAAAGAGAACTTCGTGAAAGCCATCGGTAACGTAAGGCTGCAGAATGCTGACGGCTCTGTCATTACAGCCGGCGAGATGGAGTACGACGGCAATACGCAGAAAGGCATCGCCAAGAAGAATGTTGTCTTAACAGACCCTCGACAGACCATAAAGACCGAGACGCTCTATTACGACCGTATCGCGAATGTCGCCTACTTCAATACCGGCGGTACCATTTCAGATGCTAATAACGTAATGTACACCCGCTCTGCAACCTACGATCTTACCACCAGAATGATTGATTTTACCGGTAACGTAAAGATCAACAACCCAGATTATATCGTGGAGGGCAGCAACATCAAGCAGAACCAAATTACCAACACCGCAGATTTCTTCGGGCCTACCACCATTACAAACAAACAGAATCCCTCAAATCTCATTTATACCGAACGCGGTTCTTATAACATGAACTCAAAAGAGGTGTATCTAAAGAAGAATTCGCGCATACACTATAACGGAAAAACACTTACCGGAGACGATATGTACTTTAACCAGATCAGCGGCTTCGGTACGGCCAAAGGCAACGTTACCCTGCGCGATCCTGCTGAAAACCGCTACCTGAAAGGCGGCTACGGCGAAATCTACGAGAAGAAAGACTCTGCTGTAATGACGGAAAAACCTTATGCCGTGAAGATTTTAGAGAAAGACTCCATGTACTTCTCTGCGCAGAAGCTCTTGGCTTACCAAAAGGTAGATGATAATGATCCGCTGAAAAAGAAGAGTTTCTTGCGGGCGTTTCGCAAGGCGCGTATGTACAAATCGAACATACAGGTGCGCGCAGATTCTTTAAGTTTTAATGAAACCGATGGTATCATGCACCTCTTCGGCGCGCCAATTGCCTGGAGTGGCGAGAAACAGGTGACCGGGGATAAGATAGAAGCCTACTTCGATACCGAGAAAGAGTATATAGACTCGCTGAAAGTCATTGGCAACGCCTTCGCCATCAGTAAGGCAGATTCGCTTAATCTGAAAGACGAGTTTAACCAGGTCAAAGGCAAACTCATGACGGTTTATTACAAAGAAAACCAAATAAGCCTGGCAAAAGTCATCGGCAATGCCCAGGCGATTACCTATGCCGACGACCAGAATGAAAGCACCAAACAGGTCGAGCGCATCGGCGTAGCCCTGTCAACCTGTGGCACCATCGAAGCCGAGTTTGATGAAAATAAGGTCCAGATCATCGCCTGCAACGTAGGCGCCAATTCAGATGTCTATCCGATGAGCCTGATCGCGCGGGAGCGGCGCTTCTTCCCCGACTTCAACTGGAATACTAAAGACCGACTGAGGCGCTGGGAAGACATCTTCCTCGACACGCCCGGTTATGAGGAAATACAGTACGAACCCGCAGATACCCTCTATAACCAGGCACAGAAGGCCATAGACGAAGCCAAGGCAAAGGAAGAAGCCAAACGGCCAAAACGGGTAAGGAAGTAA
- a CDS encoding aspartate aminotransferase family protein: MQTDFFKYQAQTTQFAAGFEVEKAEGSYIYGKDGRKYLDFVAGVSANTLGHSHPKIVEAIKTQAERYLHVMVYGEYAQEMPVKLCKLLAEATPDPLEVTYLVNSGAEAIDGSLKLAKRYTGREEIVSFKNAYHGNTHGALSVSGNEYHKREFRPLLPMVSFIEFNSLPDLEKITDKTAGVILETIQGAAGFLLPEADYLKKLKARCEEVGALLILDEIQPGFGRTGKLFAFEHYGIVPDILVMGKGMGGGVPVGAFMSSRKIMETLSHSPKLGHITTFGGNPLIAAASYATLHEVLESGLMDEVHAKEELFRELLVHPKIKNINGRGLMLAVNLGSPEFTLKVAARCMELGLVVFWQLYRNEYLRISPPLTLSFDEIREGCGIILQAIEETTV; the protein is encoded by the coding sequence ATGCAAACAGATTTCTTTAAATACCAGGCCCAAACCACACAATTTGCAGCAGGTTTCGAGGTAGAAAAAGCCGAAGGCAGTTATATCTATGGCAAAGATGGCCGCAAATATCTTGATTTTGTCGCGGGCGTTTCCGCCAACACGCTCGGACATTCGCATCCGAAGATCGTGGAAGCCATCAAGACACAGGCTGAAAGATACCTGCACGTGATGGTATACGGCGAGTATGCGCAGGAGATGCCCGTGAAACTTTGTAAGCTTCTTGCAGAAGCAACACCCGATCCTTTGGAAGTAACTTACCTGGTAAATTCCGGTGCGGAAGCCATCGATGGCAGCTTGAAACTCGCCAAAAGATATACGGGCAGGGAAGAGATTGTCTCCTTTAAAAATGCTTATCACGGCAACACGCACGGCGCACTTTCGGTGTCGGGTAATGAATATCACAAGCGTGAGTTCCGGCCTTTGCTGCCGATGGTCAGTTTTATTGAGTTCAACTCACTGCCGGATCTGGAAAAGATTACGGACAAAACTGCCGGCGTCATCCTGGAAACCATTCAGGGCGCCGCAGGGTTTCTGCTGCCGGAAGCCGATTATCTTAAAAAACTCAAAGCGCGTTGCGAGGAAGTAGGCGCACTCCTGATTCTGGATGAGATACAGCCCGGTTTCGGACGTACGGGTAAGTTGTTCGCTTTTGAGCATTATGGCATCGTGCCCGATATCCTGGTGATGGGCAAAGGCATGGGCGGCGGTGTGCCGGTAGGCGCGTTCATGAGTTCACGCAAAATAATGGAAACACTGTCTCATTCGCCAAAATTAGGGCATATCACCACGTTTGGCGGCAATCCTTTAATAGCGGCCGCGAGTTATGCCACGCTGCATGAAGTGCTTGAGTCTGGTCTTATGGATGAAGTGCACGCCAAAGAAGAACTGTTCCGCGAGCTGCTTGTACACCCCAAAATAAAGAACATCAATGGAAGAGGCCTGATGCTGGCGGTGAATCTCGGCTCGCCCGAGTTCACACTTAAGGTTGCCGCGCGCTGTATGGAACTTGGGTTGGTGGTTTTCTGGCAACTCTACCGAAACGAATATCTGCGTATTTCGCCTCCTTTGACCTTATCTTTTGATGAAATCCGTGAGGGGTGCGGCATCATTCTTCAGGCCATTGAGGAGACAACGGTATGA
- a CDS encoding pyruvate dehydrogenase complex E1 component subunit beta — protein sequence MKEYTFREVIAQAMSEEMRKDESVYLMGEEVAEYNGAYKASKGMLDEFGPKRVIDTPIAELGFTGIAVGSAMNGNRPIVEYMTFNFSLVGIDQIINNAAKIRQMSGGQWNCPIVFRGPTASAGQLGATHSQALENWFANTPGLKVVVPSNPYDAKGLLKSAIQDNDPVIFMESEQMYGDKMEIPEEEYYIPIGKADIKKEGKDVTLVSFGKIMKLAMQAAEDMEKEGISVEVIDLRTVRPLDYETIINSVKKTNRLVILEEAWPLGSIATEITYMVQQIAFDYLDAPIKRITTPDAPAPYSAALFAEWFPKLEKVKEEIKKALYIKA from the coding sequence ATGAAGGAATATACTTTTCGCGAAGTGATTGCCCAGGCAATGAGCGAGGAAATGCGCAAAGACGAATCCGTGTATCTGATGGGGGAAGAAGTAGCGGAATACAACGGAGCCTATAAAGCCTCTAAAGGAATGCTGGATGAGTTCGGGCCCAAAAGAGTGATAGATACCCCAATCGCAGAGCTTGGTTTTACCGGTATCGCCGTAGGTTCTGCCATGAATGGTAACCGCCCGATCGTAGAATACATGACGTTCAACTTCTCTCTGGTAGGTATAGACCAGATCATCAATAACGCCGCTAAAATTCGCCAGATGAGCGGTGGCCAGTGGAATTGCCCTATCGTATTCCGTGGTCCTACAGCTTCTGCAGGTCAGTTAGGTGCAACACACTCCCAGGCTTTGGAAAATTGGTTTGCCAACACCCCAGGGCTTAAAGTGGTAGTGCCTTCAAACCCTTACGATGCAAAAGGACTGTTAAAAAGTGCCATCCAGGACAACGATCCTGTAATCTTTATGGAGTCTGAGCAGATGTACGGCGATAAGATGGAAATCCCTGAAGAAGAATATTACATCCCAATCGGTAAAGCAGATATTAAGAAAGAAGGTAAGGATGTTACCTTGGTTTCTTTCGGTAAAATCATGAAATTAGCGATGCAGGCAGCTGAAGATATGGAGAAAGAAGGCATATCGGTAGAAGTCATTGATCTTCGTACCGTTCGCCCGCTTGATTATGAGACCATCATCAACTCTGTAAAGAAGACCAACCGACTGGTTATTTTAGAAGAAGCGTGGCCGCTGGGTTCCATCGCGACTGAAATCACTTACATGGTACAGCAAATAGCTTTCGATTATCTGGATGCGCCTATAAAAAGAATTACCACACCAGACGCACCGGCACCATATTCCGCAGCATTATTCGCAGAATGGTTCCCAAAACTTGAGAAAGTGAAAGAAGAAATTAAAAAAGCACTTTACATTAAAGCTTAA
- a CDS encoding KUP/HAK/KT family potassium transporter, with product MSNAVEGAHFDTKKLTAIGVLVSLGIVFGDIGTSPLYVMKAIVNARGVGSAMPFDEYIEGALSCIIWTLTLQTTIKYVVIALKADNKGEGGILSLYSLVKRLKKKWLYIVAIIGAATLVADSVITPSLTVMSAVEGLQIYSPNTPVVAITLFILSIVFIVQQFGTASIGKFFGPVMVLWFLTLGIFGSVHIFDHVEIFKSFNPYYAYNLITHSPSAIIIMGAVFLCTTGAEALYSDLGHCGKKNIRVSWVFVKSMLILNYLGQGAWLLDNHQLVAQGINPIFGIMPAWAILPGVILATAAAIIASQAVLTGSFTMFSEAMSISFWPNQQIDYPSGIKGQMYIPKINWGLMVLCFIVVIYFKKSEHMEAAYGLTITITMLMTTLLLFFWLRRTQVFKGFAIAFIVLYLIIELGFFYANVIKFFDGGWLTMVLGGFIAVCMYAWYNGRLIKAKFIKFVKLDKYVPVIKDLKLDETIPKYATNLAFLSRAKKEDEIESKIIYSILRKQPKRADHYFILNIVNQEDPFTFKYTVDEIMPGTIYRINFLLGFKIDRRINDYFDQVLMDLTEEGAIPSRSSHPSLRAHNIPPDLKYVIIDNTYINDTLLTVKEKITLNIYNFVKYIGSDDFKAWGVSPHNVIVESAPLLDQQLVTKKIQQVDFRHYNS from the coding sequence ATGTCAAACGCAGTTGAAGGCGCTCACTTCGATACTAAGAAACTTACTGCTATAGGAGTTTTGGTTTCCCTCGGGATAGTTTTTGGTGATATCGGTACTTCGCCGCTTTACGTAATGAAAGCTATCGTGAATGCCAGGGGCGTTGGCAGCGCTATGCCTTTTGATGAATATATTGAAGGTGCATTGTCCTGCATCATCTGGACTCTAACGCTACAAACCACCATCAAATACGTGGTGATTGCTTTGAAAGCCGATAATAAAGGGGAAGGCGGCATCCTTTCTCTTTACTCACTGGTAAAAAGACTGAAGAAAAAGTGGCTCTACATCGTAGCGATTATTGGTGCCGCAACTTTGGTGGCCGATAGTGTGATCACACCATCCCTGACCGTGATGTCGGCGGTGGAAGGGTTGCAGATTTACAGCCCGAATACGCCGGTAGTGGCCATTACCCTGTTTATATTGTCGATAGTATTTATTGTTCAGCAGTTCGGTACGGCATCGATAGGTAAATTCTTCGGGCCGGTGATGGTATTATGGTTCCTCACACTAGGGATCTTCGGCTCTGTACATATTTTTGATCATGTAGAGATTTTTAAATCCTTTAATCCTTACTATGCGTATAATCTCATCACCCATTCACCCAGTGCCATTATTATTATGGGTGCGGTATTTCTGTGTACGACTGGGGCAGAGGCGCTTTATTCAGACCTTGGGCATTGTGGGAAAAAGAATATCCGTGTAAGCTGGGTGTTTGTGAAATCCATGCTGATCCTTAATTATTTAGGTCAGGGTGCTTGGCTTTTAGATAATCATCAATTGGTAGCACAGGGGATCAACCCCATATTTGGTATCATGCCGGCATGGGCTATCTTACCGGGGGTCATATTGGCTACAGCAGCTGCCATTATCGCAAGTCAGGCGGTATTGACAGGGTCTTTCACCATGTTTTCAGAAGCCATGTCAATCTCTTTCTGGCCAAATCAACAGATTGATTATCCTTCGGGCATCAAAGGGCAGATGTACATCCCTAAAATCAACTGGGGATTAATGGTGCTGTGTTTCATAGTCGTGATATATTTCAAGAAATCAGAGCATATGGAGGCCGCTTATGGTCTTACGATTACCATTACCATGCTGATGACGACCTTGCTACTGTTCTTCTGGCTGCGGCGTACACAGGTTTTTAAAGGATTTGCCATTGCCTTCATCGTGTTATATCTAATCATCGAATTAGGCTTTTTCTATGCCAATGTCATCAAGTTCTTTGATGGCGGTTGGCTTACCATGGTGTTGGGTGGCTTCATTGCGGTCTGTATGTATGCGTGGTACAACGGGCGCCTTATCAAGGCCAAATTCATCAAATTTGTAAAACTCGACAAATATGTACCCGTCATCAAAGACCTGAAGCTTGATGAAACCATCCCCAAGTATGCCACCAACCTTGCCTTCCTGAGCCGCGCAAAAAAAGAAGATGAAATCGAGTCTAAGATCATTTACTCCATCCTGCGGAAGCAACCCAAACGCGCCGATCATTATTTTATCCTGAACATCGTGAATCAGGAAGATCCGTTTACCTTTAAATATACGGTGGACGAGATTATGCCAGGCACCATTTACCGTATCAACTTCCTCTTAGGTTTCAAAATAGACAGACGTATCAATGATTATTTTGACCAGGTATTAATGGATCTTACAGAAGAAGGTGCCATCCCTTCGCGCAGCAGTCACCCGTCACTTCGCGCGCACAATATTCCGCCAGACCTTAAGTATGTTATCATTGATAATACCTATATCAACGATACTTTACTTACCGTTAAAGAAAAAATCACCCTTAATATCTATAATTTCGTGAAGTATATCGGCAGTGATGATTTCAAGGCGTGGGGCGTTTCTCCGCACAATGTCATTGTAGAATCTGCACCATTGCTTGATCAGCAGCTAGTTACTAAAAAAATCCAGCAAGTGGATTTCAGGCATTATAACTCATAG
- a CDS encoding YqgE/AlgH family protein, translated as MNNTYKGKILISTPDISGDIFSRSVVLIIDHNPEGAFGLILNKKNQQMSARLLRIFGFPVAVYEGGPVENDKIFFICKGHKITENFSQIDDDFYLTEDIESVVTAIIEQRISVADIKVFSGYSGWAPQQLEQEIRRKMWTAVEVYQLDYTLPNDHGLWKSIMQNLGGEYLLWANAPEDVSMN; from the coding sequence ATGAATAACACTTACAAAGGTAAAATATTAATATCCACTCCCGATATTTCCGGCGACATCTTTTCACGGTCCGTAGTCCTTATCATAGATCATAATCCGGAAGGGGCTTTTGGCCTTATCCTTAATAAGAAAAACCAGCAGATGAGCGCACGTTTGTTGCGTATATTTGGTTTTCCGGTAGCGGTTTATGAAGGCGGACCGGTAGAAAACGACAAAATATTCTTCATCTGCAAAGGCCATAAAATCACAGAAAACTTCTCGCAGATAGATGATGATTTCTACTTAACAGAAGATATCGAAAGCGTAGTAACCGCTATTATAGAACAGCGCATTTCGGTGGCAGACATCAAAGTATTCTCCGGCTATTCTGGCTGGGCACCACAACAGCTGGAGCAAGAGATACGCCGTAAAATGTGGACCGCCGTAGAAGTCTATCAGCTCGATTATACGTTACCCAACGATCATGGGCTCTGGAAGAGCATCATGCAAAACCTCGGCGGCGAATATCTGCTGTGGGCCAATGCGCCAGAAGATGTATCAATGAACTAA
- the panD gene encoding aspartate 1-decarboxylase, whose amino-acid sequence MLIEVFKSKIHRVRVTESDLNYIGSITIDEDLLEASGIVVGERVYIVNVNNGERFDTYAIKGKRKSGEICLNGPAARRVQKDDIIIIIAYAQMTPEEAQDFQPKIIFPDERTNLLT is encoded by the coding sequence ATGTTAATTGAAGTTTTTAAATCAAAAATACACCGCGTCCGCGTTACCGAATCGGATCTTAATTATATCGGGAGCATTACCATAGATGAAGACCTGTTGGAAGCTTCGGGGATTGTCGTAGGCGAACGGGTATATATTGTAAATGTAAACAACGGCGAACGCTTTGACACTTACGCGATAAAAGGCAAACGAAAATCCGGAGAGATCTGCCTGAACGGCCCTGCAGCACGCAGGGTACAGAAAGACGATATCATCATCATCATTGCCTATGCACAGATGACCCCCGAAGAAGCCCAGGACTTTCAGCCGAAAATCATCTTCCCGGACGAGCGAACCAACCTCCTTACTTAA
- the pdxH gene encoding pyridoxamine 5'-phosphate oxidase produces the protein MEKLHDHRKNYAKAELLENEIKENPLEQFHQWFLDAQENPAISEANAMSVSTVDTDGCPRTRMVLLKEYTWEGFIFYTNYHSRKGKSIEACPKACLHFFWPALERQVIIKASVEKIAENLSDGYFHSRPQGSQLGAVVSPQSQVIPNRQFLEDQLAAIEKKFAGKEVTRPINWGGYLAKPYEIEFWQGRPNRLHDRIIYELQQDFDWKISRLAP, from the coding sequence ATGGAAAAGTTGCACGACCACCGAAAAAATTATGCGAAAGCTGAACTTCTGGAAAACGAAATAAAAGAAAACCCGCTGGAACAATTCCACCAGTGGTTCCTTGATGCACAGGAGAATCCTGCTATTTCAGAGGCTAACGCAATGTCGGTTTCAACTGTGGACACAGATGGCTGCCCGCGTACCCGCATGGTGCTCCTTAAAGAGTATACTTGGGAAGGATTCATTTTCTATACCAACTACCACAGCAGAAAGGGGAAATCCATTGAAGCCTGTCCTAAAGCCTGTCTGCATTTTTTCTGGCCAGCGCTGGAAAGACAGGTCATCATTAAAGCAAGTGTTGAGAAAATAGCGGAGAACCTAAGTGATGGTTATTTTCATTCAAGGCCACAGGGGAGCCAGCTCGGCGCAGTGGTTTCGCCACAAAGCCAGGTAATCCCAAATCGTCAATTCCTTGAAGATCAGTTGGCTGCTATTGAGAAAAAGTTTGCAGGGAAAGAAGTTACGCGGCCTATAAATTGGGGAGGTTATCTTGCAAAACCTTATGAGATCGAATTCTGGCAGGGCCGTCCCAACCGCTTGCATGACCGTATTATTTATGAACTGCAGCAAGATTTTGATTGGAAGATCTCGCGTCTCGCACCTTGA